A genomic segment from Hypanus sabinus isolate sHypSab1 unplaced genomic scaffold, sHypSab1.hap1 scaffold_1094, whole genome shotgun sequence encodes:
- the LOC132386306 gene encoding C-type lectin domain family 12 member A-like: MDESGTYEKMRFTGTDTQAPSGAEPDVSYVQMNVTATLAPRVRREEVGLSSTYAEVKFPNDEHIIDEDQAPPIAAGLRKLPTNAQPAAHEQHPKGKIGNRPDSLICLLCLVMSAFIVTVAGLSIHVSQIRQSKETSHRNYHQLNSSLQFKLSAVKSNLSDLRHQICELLTRSRDQPCSEDWVRKKDRCYYVSTFGTTFQEAIQDCSNRHSRLLEINSKDEALFVFGELVYKTHSYWNRKCENGNVGQSLLYKASDGSNVCSQCGRIYSCDRVWRFICEKTTALFPDIPEKIRGLCQNSAEAT, encoded by the exons ATGGACGAGAGCGGGACCTACGAGAAAATGCGGTTCACAGGAACGGACACACAAGCTCCTTCGGGAG CTGAACCGGATGTATCGTACGTGCAAATGAATGTCACGGCCACCTTGGCGCCCCGGGTCCGAAGAGAGGAag TTGGTCTGAGCTCCACCTACGCAGAGGTGAAATTTCCGAACGACGAGCACATCATCGATGAGGATCAGGCTCCTCCCATTGCCGCAGGACTCCGCAAGCTGCCAACCAATGCACAACCAG ctgcgcatgaacagcatccgaaaggaaagatcggaaatagaccggacagtctgatctgcctactctgccttgTTATGTCCGCCTTCATCGTGACTGTGGCcggtctctcgatccatg tgtcacagattcgtcagtctaaggAAACCAGCCACCGAAACTACCATCAGTTAAACTCATCCCTTCAATTCAAGCTTTCAGCGGTCAAATCTAATCTGTCCGATCTCCGTCACCAGAtatgtgaattgttgaccagaagcagag aCCAACCGTGTTCCGAGGACTGGGTCAGAAAGAaagaccggtgttattacgtATCCACGTTTGGAACAACTTTCCAAGAAGCGATACAAGACTGTTCAAACCGTcattcaaggctgctggaaatcaattcaaaggatgaagcg CTCTTCGTATTCGGCGAACTTGTGTACAAAACCCATTCATACTGGAATAGAAAATGCGAAAACGG GAATGTGGGCCAGAGTCTCCTGTACAAGGCATCAGATGGATCGAACGTCTGCAGTCAGTGCGGAAGGATTTACTCTTGCGATCGAGTTTggcgtttcatctgcgagaagacGACAGCTTTATtcccggatattcctgaaaagatccggGGTCTCTGTCAAAATTCAGCGGAGGCGACATGA